The sequence CATGGCTCTTAGCATTTACTAAATTAAactccataaaaataaatacaaattgtgtaaatttattattttttaacatttttaaaaaatagatattttaataatatttattaacagtgATTGCTATTAgtttataatgtaaattaaataaaggtAATATTTTGTTCCACTTTTATGTTATCAATAAAAATGTGATGTGctgtcaaaaatattttaggGATTATCTTATGCATAATTGTAATCAGTGTATAcaaagtttcaatgttaatattatataacatttgtTACGAAGAAAGCTACCAAGATCATTTTCATTTGTACATTTGATTGACAAGAAACTGTCCAAGTCAAAGTATGTGCGTACCATAATATGatacaatttgaaaattatttcaaagtgaaatgcaatgaaaagaaattctaGCATTATATTCCTTTATCTCCTGCAACGACCAAGGTAAGCTTTACAATTAGGGCAACTGTGGTGAACGTCCATGCACTCATCGATACAGCAAGGAATTAAACAACATCCCAACCAGCCTCtgttaaaatacaaaaacatgagaataatctaaaatattagatacttaattaaaatgtattcaTATGTACCCCATTATTGCGATCAGAACACCAGATATGCAAGCAATCAATCCAGGTTCTGTTTTAGTTGAAGTATCAATTTCAGCATGGCAATGTGGACAAATTGTATGTGTTGATCCTGGTCCAAGTGGAACAATTGTTGTTACTATAGTTGGTCCATTAGTATCTAAAAAATGTAATGAACAATTTCATTggagaaattatattacataatacatatagtgtgtacaatatataaaacatatttatacataaatattaaatctaaaCATACAGGTTTTTGCAGGTGTAAAAGGACTAGCAGGTGGAACACCACCCATTGTCTGTG comes from Nomia melanderi isolate GNS246 chromosome 7, iyNomMela1, whole genome shotgun sequence and encodes:
- the LOC116424302 gene encoding LITAF domain-containing protein, with product MHKNGPPPPYAPPGYSQTMGGVPPASPFTPAKTYTNGPTIVTTIVPLGPGSTHTICPHCHAEIDTSTKTEPGLIACISGVLIAIMGGWLGCCLIPCCIDECMDVHHSCPNCKAYLGRCRR